Within Citrus sinensis cultivar Valencia sweet orange chromosome 1, DVS_A1.0, whole genome shotgun sequence, the genomic segment TGAGGATGAAGAACATAATCCACTTCCATTGCATATTGAATCGTCTCCTTTAGATCTGGAAACCCTTCGGAATTTTTTTCCCGTCGGGACAGTTTTAAGAGTGTCAACCGATCGAAGCTATGAAAACTTTGGCAGATACTTTACTGCTACTGGCAAGTGGGTGAGAATTCGTAACATGTCTTGTCAAGTATCTTCAGGGATGTGGCACGGTTTATTGCAGTCTTCATCTAAGATTCGACTTTTTTCTGACAATGACAATGTTGTTTGGGACTATATGAGGTAGACCCTTAAATTGGATTTTGTAAAGAGAGTTCATATTTGTCCAGCGTCTTTGTGTCTTTGTAATGCCTGTGTTTGATTTAGGAGATTCAGGGAGCGAATTTCAGGGAGACATGGTCATATGCCAATATGGACCGATCCATCCTCTCAATTTTTGACTGGTATTTCATTGCTTGAACATTGTGAATGACAGTACATAAACGTCATTTATACGTATTAATTTCCTTTTGGCTTTACAGAGGTTGATTGGGTGAACGTTGCATCTGTGACTTTGATGAAAATTGCTACACAACTTCAGGTATTTTGGGAATCTTTTAAGAATTAATATTCTTCCATGTCATTGTTTTGGATAACTTGTAATTTGCTTTGCTTAGAATTTTAAGAAATGAGAGACCGTTGAACTCTGTAAATAATCCACTCATTTGATTTGGTCATGTAAATCATCTTTACAGAATTGAGAATTTATccttttctattattattattattattaatttttttttgttttccttgtAGGGCAATGTTAGGTGCTGTTGCATTGTTCGTGTGGTATCAATTCATCCATTTCAAGCCGAGCACTATAGTTCTCCTAATGGATCAAGTGAGTATACGATGAAATTAACATTAGAGGATCCAACAGCCAGAATCCATGCCTTATTATGTGGTAAAGAATGGGTACGGTTTCAACTTGGCTGATGAATTTGTGTAAATATCACATTTTTGGCATTTGTCTCTAAAGAAAACTGTTCTTGCTGACTTGATTGTTGAACAAAATCAGGTGAAGTTTTTTGGGGGTTCACCACCCCccgatgttttgaccaagaaGATTAAAATGTTACTTGGCATGCCAGAACATGAGGATGGTAATGATGATATGGTGAGGAATCCACCGTGGATAAAATGTTTCCTTCATTTGAAGGAAAGTGATGGGGGAAGAAACAGGGTTTATTATATCCGTTGGACCAAGCTTGTGACCGACTAGTCTTTTGATACCATTAGTGGCCACTTTCCGTGATCTGCATATAATAGACTAATGTAATTGAGGTAAGTTGTATAGTGGTGCAAGAATTATCACTCTTCTGTATAGTTGAAGCCAagctttttgtatttttgtcgGGGTCACAGCAAGGTGCAAGCCGGAAGGGATGGTAGAAGTATCATTTTGTAAATTCTACAAACTTGGTGATGGCATGGGATGgtagaaatatatatgcattATTTCCAATGTTATAGTCTTGTTTTATTTGCCTCTCATTCCCCTTACTTGTATATATTTCAACTGTGCGTGGGTGAGGTAATTTGTGGTTAATGTGAGCAAATGGATATTTGTTTTGACAGACGATCTGGACAAATAGCTTCTTCATTACAATCAATAGGTGTCCTTGAAGAAAGACTATATCTGATTTTTAACATTAACTTCAagttatcaaaaaaataattatacattgTATGAGTGAAAGGGTACCATATAAAACGCAGATGTTTAATATCGACGATTCTTATCTACCTGTATTGAAAAGTGAATATTGTATTAAAAGTCCGCTAATTGTTGCATTAAACGAAAGTTTGCACAATTGAAGTTCAACCCGTAAATATTCTCGAATGAAGGAGATGCCCATCCCAAGTCCATTGATTGTTGATGCCTCccaaatacgaagaaaatttACGATTACAGTACCTACGGCCTACGGGACACTAAAAGCCTCGCAAGGACATCGATCACTGGTTGTCGGTTACATTAAAGTTTTGGGTgcaacaaaagaacaaaactGGAGGCAACAAAAGTTTTCGGTTACATTAAAGATAAGACGTAACTTATCTTATGTTTATAGCATTCGGGGTCTCATATGAAAAATGTTCAAACTACCTTTTTTctgtgaattttaaaatagttagGGATTCTCATGTTATTTTGCGTGCATATTTATCCGCTCCTGCGCAAACCCAGCACAAGTGAAGGTATTTTGACATGAGTTACGGAGTTGTAGGCCTTCCATCGCCTCTGTATTCAAATGGGCTTCTTCCTTCAACCAATAAGCAGGTAAATGTCCATCCAGAAAAAAATGATCTTTATAAGAATCCCTGACCAGTTTACTGTCTTCATCTATAACTAATAGTAATAATGATATGGGGAGCTTCGCTGCTGATCATTCTTGCAGGGTGTTGGCGTTGTGGGCTTAGAGGGTACCAATAACACAGTCAAGCCTCCCACTGACGACAGTTTTCCTGGTTTTAAATGGCGTTTGGTCATAGGATATGATGGCACTCGTTATGCAGGTTCTCTTTCAAGATGGCATTTTCTGTCCTTGTTTAAGCAGATAATGCTTTCTGTTTAATTTGCATTTGCTATATGGAGGGTATGTTGCTCTTCTCAAGTGTTTTAAGGAAAGTGCTTAAGAGTGGAAATTGAAGTTTGAAGTGTGTCATATGCGCTTATAACAAGCACAGAATTAGCTTAGATATGTCTGATGGAGTGGTAGGTAATAAGGAGTTTCTGTTTTAAGCTTGGGAATGCTCTTTCAATTTTGGAATTTTCGTTCCCTTAAGGTTTCCCAATATGTTTCATAGCATGTAATATGGTAAACTTCTTCATGCTGATTGATTTGTGGTGATTATCTTTTAGCTTCTTTGGGATAAGTTTTAAGCCTTCAAAGTTGATATCAATGCCccaaatttttagattttgttacttttgttGTCTTGAATgttaaatttatctttcagGTTGGCAGTTTCAAACATCACCACCAACCATACAGTGTATTGTGGAAAAGGCTTTAATTCGAGTTACAAAGCTTGAAAGAGAAGATCTCCGTTTAGTTGGTGCGAGCAGGACTGATACAGGGGTTCATGCCTGGGGGCAGGTCTGGCTTTCTTACTTTTATGAGGATTCATCAAGCGTCCATTGACAAATCAAGAAACTCACCTCAAGTTAAGCTTTCAGGTGGCACACTTCATTACACCTTTCAGTTATGACGGCTTGGAAAGCATTCATGCAGCTCTGAATGGTCTTCTTCCACCTGATATCCGAGTTAGGGAGATTAGTGCTGCTGTGCCTGAGTTCCATGCTCGGTTTTCAGCTAAGAGCAAGATTTATCACTACAAGATTTATAATGACGCTGTCATGGATCCATTTCAGCATCACTATGCTTACCATAGTGTTTATAAACTGAATACTACTCTCATGAGAGAGGCTGCGGAATATTTTGTTGGAAAGCATGATTTTTCAGCTTTTGTCAACATACAACGCAACGATCGAGCGCTAAATCCAGTGAAGAGTATATTTCGTTTTGATGTTATTGAAATGGTAATTGTCAACTTCCAGCGTAATGATTagatgattaaattttatctggTATTAACcctagtggagtagatttctTCCATCTCTTTtgctttatattatttttgtatcaatttactcatttttgtTATCTGATATCAATTTTAAGTAATCATTATAGAACTTTTTGACGGATTTATGATTGTTCTTCTGTTCAGGGAGCTCTTCTACAGCTAGAAGTTGAAGGTTCTGGTTTCTTGTACAGACAAGTGCGGAACATGGTAAATCATTCTTACTGTTCCAGATTATAAAGTTACTAGAGGTTATCTCGCATCTTACCAGTTTAAAGCTTTGGTTACTTATGTTTTCAGGGAAGTTCATGAGTTAGTTCCTGAAATTGGTATATGAAGCATTCCTGTCATTCAAATTTGCaagttactttttttattaagtttaatGAATTAGTTACTTATGTTTTCAGGGAAGTTCACGAGTTAGTTCCCAGAATTGGTTTATGAAGCATTCCTGTTGCTCAAATTTGCAGGTTGCTCTGCTGCTTCAAATTGGAAAGGAAGCCATTCCTCCTGATATTGTTCCTAAGATTTTAGCAACTCAAGATCGGAAGGAGCTTGCTAAATATGCCTTGTCTGCCCCACCTCATGGGCTCTGTCTCGTAGAAGTCAAGTACAATGAAGAGCATTTGAGGCTTCCTGCTGCTTGTCCTCTGTCTAGTTTTGGTAGGCATCatagtgttagaaaatgtaagCTTCCATTCTATTAGATATTTGAGTTGTTACATGCCCGAAGCACCCAcaaggtatatatatatatattaatttttcccTTCTGCTTTagtttgatattaaaaaaagaaagatcgAGATTATCTTGGTTATTTGTCAACGTATGCAATTGGTATCAACTTTTCATTTTCGGACATAACATTTGATTTTTCGATAAGGGTTTACTAAGGTTGATATTGTGATTGATTCCTGCTAATGGTGAACTTGGAGATTAGAACAATAAGATTAAATGTATTCTAGCAGAGCATCAAGCATGTTAAAACTACTTTAAGCCCATCATTTTGGTTTTACTTTATTGGTATGttggtttgaaaaaatataaggaaagGAGAGGAGAGGAGAGGAAAGGGAAGTcggagagggaaaaaaaaaaggggaaaaagatGAATTCTATGTCCAATTGAACAATGTAAATGAGATAAAtactctttttcatttattttctctcttcctCTAGTCTTCCATTTCTTCCAACCAAACATGCACtaagagttggactattgggATCCCTTCGTTAATCTTATAAAACTCCTTTTGTATTacaattatatttgaattgagggcatataaatagaattaaccgaatttatatattttctcccTTTCATTGGcatgcttttttttctttttcacaatttcaaattcaatttgttcTTTCCTGAACAGTTTAGAGTCtcggttttttatttttattttttaattttttggaaatcgaagaagaaatgcaaaaaaatatatgaagcTTTTGATAAGAGAAGGAACAACACGCTAAGTCGCTAACACCATATGTGAAATGTAGTAATGGAATCTCCAAGAAAGAAGAATATTATGGCTACAACTTAGTGTCACTATCATTTACAAGTCTCAAATATTGGagattaatttatgattttgagaagctagtgtttttgaaattttcgagagagaaaaattgaaagatttacaaatgaaacgagtgtttaattaaaaataaatatatttttgacattaaatagaatataattaaaaaagaagttttaagaGGATTTTTAGAGGAGTGCCAATTGTCCCGCtctttaagttaaaattacttaatttctcaaaatcCATAAATACAACTTATCAAACCGGGCAGTAAATTTCTTGAATGACTGATAAGACTTTCTAAAGGGAACATAATTCTTGAAGAGGGAGGGGGGGGAGGGGCCGAAAGAATACAATTTTATGACTCGAAAAATCGAAGCTCTATCATGAATTCTTGATGCTTTGGGGCATACCAAGCAACAGCCTTTGCAGAACCAAGGACTTGCAATGCATATTCAATGGCAAACACTGAATCATGGGCACAAATGTCTCTGTTCTTCAAATCAATCACTACTCCTGAATCAACTCTAAAACTGAAAGGTCCAGCGATCTGCAAGTATGAGAAGAATGTTACAACTTTATAGAACACTTAATGAAAGAAGAAacgaaaaacaaaaaaaaatgaaataaaagttgcTCCCCATTTATTACATCATATGATGTCTTGAAAGGGGAAAGATTTTTCTCAGGTTCTTCACAGAATCTCAGATACGCTATAGCATTTAAAGCCAATGATTTCTTGCAGTTCACCTCCAATGACCAACAACATTTAAAGCTAAATTTGATTCAGtgcaaagaaaattgaaaagaatagGTGGCTGTTGAATCCCCTCCCGATATTTCACTGAACTTAGTCAGTAAAAGCATCTTGCTACTATAGAGATATGAACAAGGAGATCCAAAAGAAATACTAGTACCTGTTGCTGAACCGAAAAAAACACTTTAGGGCATACAGCCTGAACTGTTTCCAAACTTGGCCGTTGGGAATTGAAATAATCTTGTGCTAAACGTGTGGCACcagaaagaaattttgaacCAGAAGGAAAATCCAAGCGTGCATGAAATCTTGTAAGATCTGAAAATAGCCTTTGGAAGTTCCCATGCTGGGCAGTAAATGCTACAGATCCAAAGATATCGGCTGAAAAGGAAGATTTTATATCAGCAGCGTGAAGATGGAAGCCTGTAGAACCGTCTGAATCATTTTCTACTGGAGATCTAACTGAATTATCTCCAATAGAGGCAGTCATAGCAGCACCTATATGAAATGATAAATTGTAAGCATGCCATTGGCATTGTTTATATATCCGGCGCATAACCTTATGAATGCcaaaaatggaaagaaaaaaaaaaatttacaagtgACAGATAACATTAATTCTGCACAAAATGTCAACATGCATCACAACACACAAACATTTATCCTTGGATCTACCAAACCTCCTTATGAAGCTTTCTTGTATCTGATAGCAGAGTTATTGGTTTCGTATCCTTCCTCAGGTCATTCACATGATGAAGACAGAAGAAACTAAAAACAATTTTCCCGAAAGTGTTCTAGCCTCAAAATCTTCCAAGAATTTTACATCTTAGCAACTTTAAGAGACAAATGATGACCAAATGAGTTTATGCCTAAACTTGCTTGCAATGATACAAGTAACTAAATTAAGGTGAAGATGGTAAGAGACTGTATTTTACCAATGATCCCGGATGCTGAAACATGAGGACTTGAAAGGAAAATGTCATATGGCTGCACCATCTTCAACTTCTGAGCCTTACTTCTCCAAATGTCAACATTCTTCTTATAACCAACAgcatttttcaaagaaaaaccAGGTAGCAGACTAGCTGGAACTGCAGAAGAATTCTCATCACCTTCAAACTGGGTCGGCAAACCAGAATTATGGTGCATGGTCAAATGGTAACTGGGACCAGAATCAGAAGCAACCGAAGCCAAATCAGCCGCCATGGAAAAGGGTACATCCCAATAATTACCGCACTTGTCCACAAAAAGTCCAGGCCATAGTGCCTCCAGAGTGAAATTATGATTTGGAAACTGATAGCAGAAGAGAAacagcaaaaaaattataaaaaaaaaaaaaaattgaaacgtGTTAGTGAGGGTAACGAGCAATGTCCAGCGGCAAGAGcaagaataagaaaatgaagagattGCCTTGTGACGAAAGACGGCTTTTTTCCGCGAGGTGTCATTATGACCGTAAGAATCATAGCTAAGAAGAAGGGTGTCATCATCTGTAAACAAAAGCTCGGAGCTGAAACCAAGAGCATACAATGACTTATCGCGAAGGGCATGCAGGCAGCGAGATTTGGAAAGTTCTCCTTGTTTGAGAGAAGACACAAACTTGAGCACATTGAACTGACCCAGCAAAGTAGCAAACCTGCGTGTGTATGTATTAAATTTGAACGCTAAAcatcaatcaataaaattgacTTATGAGCGTGCACCTGTACCGTCACCCATGATTTCCATGCCAATTAACGAACCGCATAACAGATTGTGGAAAATCAAAAATGGAAGGAAATGGGTCATGAGTGGGGTTACCAGTCGCCGGAGAACTGGAAGGGGAGGACGCGCTGAAGCTGAAGAGTGCCGGCGGAGAAAGAAGGAAGAAAAGGGGTGGCCATGAAGCGCTGCATGAAGTCGATTTGCTTCGGTCTGGACAGCCGGGTGCCTCTCGAGATACCTAACGGGTTTGGGTTTCCGGGGACGGCGCGTGCGCTTCCTTCCAGGCTCTTGGGAGTTGACTGGTCCAGCTCCCAAAACTCTCCCTCCATTGCCCATCGGagcttcttcattttttttttttaattttctttaactaAACTAGTCTTAATTGGTTTTACAAAATCTCACTGCAATCAGAGaatcaattaattactttCATCTTTATAAACCGAAACCCACCAAATTTCACTTCATCACTATCgtctgtttttctttctttcaaatgGAATTGAATAAATAGCGAGcgttgaaataataatatgatacAACTTTATAGCAGCCAGCTGCGGGTTGctggctgctgctgctgttactttgttttttgggtcaacacacacacatacacacacacacacacacacacatacataatATGATATGATACCGCTTTATAGCGGGTTGCtcgctgctgctgctgttactttgttttttctgtcaacacacacacacacacacacacacacacacacacgatACCCGTTCGTAAAGTATAACAATTCATTCCTACTACCTCCAGTGGCTCTTTCTTAGCTAGCTGCGTAATGAAAGGAGATACAGTGAAAAATTCACCCCGGAAATTCCACTTATGTTTTGCATTTCCCAACAAAATAAACTACAACGAGCGATTA encodes:
- the LOC102612107 gene encoding protection of telomeres protein 1a-like isoform X2, translating into MSSQRNQGGIVRIKELAMHVKHKVNLLGVVLEFSIPRKSQGTDYVCVLKIVDDSQQSPELSVNIFTSSIDQLPRVLSPRDLILLKNVMIKKHQAELSAVFYKDSSSFALFDGNSGSNLLPYQSSPQRFEITEAEEHRINVLRQWCVGFEFSSGSNDYLLSLKDISEHRYFDLVCKVFHVSYDDSKGLWMLFVWDGTDVPPLSIPGKLEDEEHNPLPLHIESSPLDLETLRNFFPVGTVLRVSTDRSYENFGRYFTATGKWVRIRNMSCQVSSGMWHGLLQSSSKIRLFSDNDNVVWDYMRERISGRHGHMPIWTDPSSQFLTEVDWVNVASVTLMKIATQLQGNVRCCCIVRVVSIHPFQAEHYSSPNGSSEYTMKLTLEDPTARIHALLCGKEWVKFFGGSPPPDVLTKKIKMLLGMPEHEDGNDDMVRNPPWIKCFLHLKESDGGRNRVYYIRWTKLVTD
- the LOC102611421 gene encoding uncharacterized protein LOC102611421 isoform X3, whose protein sequence is MSYGVVGLPSPLYSNGLLPSTNKQGVGVVGLEGTNNTVKPPTDDSFPGFKWRLVIGYDGTRYAGWQFQTSPPTIQCIVEKALIRVTKLEREDLRLVGASRTDTGVHAWGQVAHFITPFSYDGLESIHAALNGLLPPDIRVREISAAVPEFHARFSAKSKIYHYKIYNDAVMDPFQHHYAYHSVYKLNTTLMREAAEYFVGKHDFSAFVNIQRNDRALNPVKSIFRFDVIEMGALLQLEVEGSGFLYRQVRNMGSS
- the LOC102611130 gene encoding protein TRIGALACTOSYLDIACYLGLYCEROL 4, chloroplastic, producing the protein MKKLRWAMEGEFWELDQSTPKSLEGSARAVPGNPNPLGISRGTRLSRPKQIDFMQRFMATPFLPSFSAGTLQLQRVLPFQFSGDWFATLLGQFNVLKFVSSLKQGELSKSRCLHALRDKSLYALGFSSELLFTDDDTLLLSYDSYGHNDTSRKKAVFRHKFPNHNFTLEALWPGLFVDKCGNYWDVPFSMAADLASVASDSGPSYHLTMHHNSGLPTQFEGDENSSAVPASLLPGFSLKNAVGYKKNVDIWRSKAQKLKMVQPYDIFLSSPHVSASGIIGAAMTASIGDNSVRSPVENDSDGSTGFHLHAADIKSSFSADIFGSVAFTAQHGNFQRLFSDLTRFHARLDFPSGSKFLSGATRLAQDYFNSQRPSLETVQAVCPKVFFSVQQQIAGPFSFRVDSGVVIDLKNRDICAHDSVFAIEYALQVLGSAKAVAWYAPKHQEFMIELRFFES
- the LOC102612107 gene encoding protection of telomeres protein 1a-like isoform X1, with product MSSQRNQGGIVRIKELAMHVKHKVNLLGVVLEFSIPRKSQGTDYVCVLKIVDDSQQSPELSVNIFTSSIDQLPRVLSPRDLILLKNVMIKKHQAELSAVFYKDSSSFALFDGNSGSNLLPYQSSPQRFEITEAEEHRINVLRQWCVGFEFSSGSNDYLLSLKDISEHRYFDLVCKVFHVSYDDSKGLWMLFVWDGTDVPPLSIPGKLEDEEHNPLPLHIESSPLDLETLRNFFPVGTVLRVSTDRSYENFGRYFTATGKWVRIRNMSCQVSSGMWHGLLQSSSKIRLFSDNDNVVWDYMRRFRERISGRHGHMPIWTDPSSQFLTEVDWVNVASVTLMKIATQLQGNVRCCCIVRVVSIHPFQAEHYSSPNGSSEYTMKLTLEDPTARIHALLCGKEWVKFFGGSPPPDVLTKKIKMLLGMPEHEDGNDDMVRNPPWIKCFLHLKESDGGRNRVYYIRWTKLVTD
- the LOC102611421 gene encoding uncharacterized protein LOC102611421 isoform X1 — translated: MSYGVVGLPSPLYSNGLLPSTNKQGVGVVGLEGTNNTVKPPTDDSFPGFKWRLVIGYDGTRYAGWQFQTSPPTIQCIVEKALIRVTKLEREDLRLVGASRTDTGVHAWGQVAHFITPFSYDGLESIHAALNGLLPPDIRVREISAAVPEFHARFSAKSKIYHYKIYNDAVMDPFQHHYAYHSVYKLNTTLMREAAEYFVGKHDFSAFVNIQRNDRALNPVKSIFRFDVIEMGALLQLEVEGSGFLYRQVRNMGSSRVSSQNWFMKHSCCSNLQVALLLQIGKEAIPPDIVPKILATQDRKELAKYALSAPPHGLCLVEVKYNEEHLRLPAACPLSSFGRHHSVRKCKLPFY
- the LOC102611421 gene encoding uncharacterized protein LOC102611421 isoform X2, encoding MSYGVVGLPSPLYSNGLLPSTNKQGVGVVGLEGTNNTVKPPTDDSFPGFKWRLVIGYDGTRYAGWQFQTSPPTIQCIVEKALIRVTKLEREDLRLVGASRTDTGVHAWGQVAHFITPFSYDGLESIHAALNGLLPPDIRVREISAAVPEFHARFSAKSKIYHYKIYNDAVMDPFQHHYAYHSVYKLNTTLMREAAEYFVGKHDFSAFVNIQRNDRALNPVKSIFRFDVIEMGALLQLEVEGSGFLYRQVRNMVALLLQIGKEAIPPDIVPKILATQDRKELAKYALSAPPHGLCLVEVKYNEEHLRLPAACPLSSFGRHHSVRKCKLPFY